The following proteins come from a genomic window of Nitrospirota bacterium:
- the ilvC gene encoding ketol-acid reductoisomerase, which yields MKIYYDQDAEIKNFKNKTVAVIGYGSQGHAHAHNLKESGVSVVVGLRPGKSWDKAERSGLKVMKVSDAAKTSDIVMILAPDELQGDLYAQEIAPFLKEGAFLSFAHGFNIHFGQIVPRKDLNVFMVAPKGPGHLVRSEYLKGSGVPALIAIHQDPSGDTKNIALAYAKGVGAGRAGIIETNFREETETDLFGEQSVLCGGLTALIMAGYETLTEAGYSPEMAYFECLHEVKLIVDLIYEGGISNMRYSISNTAKYGDLTRGPRLVTEQTKSEMKKILGEIQSGHFAKEWILENKANRPVFNALSKKGENHPIEEIGSRLREMMPWLKKERLVDKTKN from the coding sequence ATGAAAATCTATTATGATCAAGATGCCGAAATAAAGAATTTTAAAAACAAAACGGTTGCCGTGATCGGGTACGGCAGTCAGGGACATGCTCATGCGCATAATTTAAAGGAGAGCGGTGTGAGCGTAGTGGTTGGATTAAGGCCGGGAAAATCCTGGGATAAGGCCGAACGTTCCGGTTTGAAAGTGATGAAAGTGAGCGATGCCGCCAAAACTTCTGATATTGTTATGATTCTTGCTCCCGACGAATTGCAGGGGGATCTATATGCCCAGGAGATCGCTCCGTTTTTAAAGGAGGGAGCTTTCCTCTCCTTTGCGCATGGCTTCAATATTCACTTTGGTCAAATTGTTCCTCGAAAAGACTTAAATGTTTTTATGGTTGCCCCGAAAGGTCCAGGGCATCTGGTCCGCTCGGAATATTTGAAAGGGAGCGGGGTTCCCGCTTTGATTGCAATCCATCAAGATCCGTCAGGCGACACCAAGAACATTGCTCTGGCTTATGCCAAGGGAGTCGGCGCGGGTAGAGCCGGAATTATAGAAACCAATTTTAGAGAAGAAACCGAGACAGACCTGTTCGGAGAGCAGTCGGTCTTGTGCGGTGGGTTGACAGCACTCATCATGGCGGGGTACGAAACTTTGACCGAAGCAGGTTATTCCCCGGAGATGGCGTATTTTGAATGTCTCCATGAAGTCAAGCTGATTGTGGATTTGATTTACGAGGGGGGAATATCCAACATGCGCTATTCGATCAGCAATACTGCGAAGTACGGAGATTTAACCCGCGGCCCCCGGCTCGTGACCGAACAGACGAAGTCAGAAATGAAGAAAATCCTCGGTGAAATTCAGAGTGGTCATTTTGCCAAAGAGTGGATTCTGGAAAATAAAGCCAACAGGCCGGTTTTTAACGCCCTTAGCAAGAAAGGAGAGAATCATCCGATTGAAGAAATCGGATCCCGTCTCCGTGAGATGATGCCCTGGTTAAAAAAGGAACGTCTCGTTGACAAAACCAAAAACTAG
- a CDS encoding phosphatidylserine decarboxylase family protein: MTKPKTRGFPIAIEGLPYLGLFIGLTLLSLFLDVIPLAILFGIFSLFILQFFRNPDRSGSQEAGAVLSPADGEIIVMEPVHEDRFLNAKAIKISIFMNVFNVHVNRSPYAGTVRKIAYEKGKFFAANAEKASLENEQNAILLETDSGKTILFIQIAGLIARRILCYVREGDRLVKGERCGIIKFGSRVDIYLPDASRILVKLKDKVRAGETVLGMLP, from the coding sequence TTGACAAAACCAAAAACTAGAGGGTTCCCAATTGCCATTGAAGGGCTTCCCTATTTAGGTCTTTTTATAGGATTGACCCTTCTCTCACTTTTTTTGGATGTCATCCCTTTAGCGATTCTATTCGGAATTTTTTCTCTCTTTATTCTCCAGTTCTTTCGAAACCCGGACCGTTCCGGCTCCCAGGAGGCGGGGGCGGTTCTGTCCCCTGCCGATGGCGAAATCATTGTCATGGAACCTGTCCACGAAGACCGCTTCTTAAACGCAAAAGCAATCAAGATCTCCATTTTCATGAATGTATTTAACGTTCATGTCAACCGATCTCCCTATGCCGGAACGGTCCGAAAAATTGCCTATGAAAAGGGAAAGTTCTTTGCCGCAAATGCGGAAAAGGCCTCGCTTGAAAATGAGCAGAATGCGATATTGCTGGAAACAGATTCAGGAAAAACAATCCTCTTTATTCAGATTGCCGGGCTCATCGCGAGACGTATTCTTTGTTATGTCCGGGAAGGGGACCGATTGGTAAAGGGAGAGCGATGTGGTATAATTAAATTCGGCTCCCGGGTGGATATTTATCTTCCCGACGCGTCTCGCATTTTGGTAAAGCTGAAAGATAAAGTGAGAGCCGGAGAAACAGTATTGGGAATGCTTCCATGA
- a CDS encoding 2-isopropylmalate synthase, with the protein MRNVRIFDTTLRDGEQSPGCSMNVEEKVIIAKQLAQLGVDIIEAGFAISSQGDFEAIQRISREVEGPVICSLARARGEDIDRAAAAIADAPKKRIHTFLSTSDIHLEHQFKMSREDARDRASEMVRRAKSYVEDVEFSPMDATRSDPFYLYSVLEAVIDAGATTVNIPDTVGYATPEEFGALIRGITENVRNIQHAVISVHCHNDLGLAVANSLAAIRQGAGQVECTINGIGERAGNASLEEVVMALRTKKNNYQADTRIKTEEIIKSSRLLTRVTGMQVQANKAIVGANAFAHESGIHQDGLLKEKSTYEIIAPEAVGLGQSQLVMGKHSGRHAFRNRLSEMGYDLTDGEIDRAFDRFKKLADQKKEVFEDDLNAIVSDEISNQNEKFRLKTLYVESGTQVSPTATIELEREGNLIKEIGKGDGPVDAVYKTLDRLTQNKGTLLSYQVSAITGGTDAQGEVTVKVEENGKVVTGHGSDTDILIASAKAYLNALNRLAGMPRTPRENKISIHNP; encoded by the coding sequence ATGAGAAATGTCAGAATATTCGATACGACTTTGAGAGATGGTGAGCAATCTCCCGGATGCAGCATGAATGTGGAGGAAAAGGTTATTATCGCAAAACAGCTGGCTCAACTGGGGGTTGATATTATCGAAGCCGGATTTGCCATCAGCTCTCAGGGAGATTTTGAGGCGATCCAGAGAATTTCAAGAGAGGTGGAAGGGCCGGTTATCTGTAGTCTGGCCAGAGCGAGGGGAGAAGATATTGATCGTGCCGCTGCAGCGATAGCAGATGCTCCGAAAAAGAGAATTCATACTTTTTTATCCACTTCCGATATTCATCTTGAACATCAATTCAAGATGTCAAGAGAAGATGCCCGAGATCGCGCTTCGGAGATGGTCCGAAGGGCGAAATCGTATGTCGAAGATGTGGAATTCTCCCCGATGGACGCGACCCGATCTGATCCGTTTTATCTCTATTCGGTTTTGGAAGCGGTCATTGATGCGGGTGCGACGACTGTGAATATCCCCGATACGGTGGGGTATGCGACTCCGGAGGAATTTGGGGCATTGATCAGGGGAATCACAGAAAATGTCAGGAATATCCAGCATGCCGTGATTTCAGTGCACTGCCATAATGATCTGGGTCTGGCCGTCGCCAACTCGCTGGCGGCCATCAGGCAGGGTGCTGGGCAGGTCGAGTGCACGATTAATGGAATCGGGGAGAGGGCGGGAAACGCATCTCTGGAAGAGGTCGTTATGGCTCTCCGAACAAAGAAAAACAATTACCAGGCGGATACCCGTATCAAGACGGAAGAGATCATCAAATCGAGCCGGCTCTTGACCCGGGTGACCGGAATGCAGGTGCAGGCCAACAAGGCGATTGTCGGAGCGAATGCATTTGCCCATGAATCCGGCATTCACCAGGACGGGCTTCTTAAAGAAAAGTCGACATATGAAATCATTGCGCCCGAGGCGGTGGGTTTGGGTCAGAGCCAGCTTGTTATGGGGAAACATTCGGGCAGGCACGCCTTCCGAAACCGGTTAAGTGAAATGGGATATGATTTGACGGATGGAGAGATTGACAGGGCTTTTGACCGGTTTAAGAAACTGGCCGATCAGAAAAAGGAGGTTTTCGAAGACGACCTCAATGCCATTGTGAGCGATGAGATATCGAATCAGAACGAGAAATTTAGACTAAAAACACTCTACGTAGAGAGCGGGACTCAGGTGAGCCCGACTGCAACCATAGAGCTGGAAAGAGAGGGAAATCTGATTAAAGAAATAGGAAAAGGAGATGGGCCCGTCGACGCGGTTTATAAAACACTCGATCGACTCACCCAAAATAAGGGAACACTCCTTTCATATCAAGTGTCGGCGATTACGGGCGGTACAGACGCCCAGGGAGAGGTGACCGTGAAGGTCGAGGAAAACGGAAAGGTTGTGACAGGACATGGATCCGATACGGATATCCTGATCGCCAGCGCCAAAGCCTATTTAAACGCTCTGAACCGGCTCGCAGGAATGCCCCGGACGCCCCGGGAAAATAAAATATCGATTCACAATCCCTGA
- the leuD gene encoding 3-isopropylmalate dehydratase small subunit, whose amino-acid sequence MEPFRKFSGIVAPLDLNNVDTDQIIPKQFLKRIERTGFGQFLFFDWRYDSHKALNPDFELNASRYRGASILLTRANFGCGSSREHAPWALLDYGFRCLIAPSFADIFYNNCFKNGILPVRLDEDSVEHLFQEVRRTAGFQLTVDLKEKKITTEKGSSFSIPVDDYRRDALLNGLDDIGMTLKVSEKIKQFESNHRVSIHHV is encoded by the coding sequence ATGGAACCTTTTAGGAAATTCAGCGGAATTGTTGCTCCGCTTGACCTCAATAATGTGGATACCGACCAGATTATTCCAAAACAATTTCTCAAGAGAATTGAAAGAACCGGATTTGGTCAATTTCTCTTTTTTGACTGGCGCTATGACAGTCATAAGGCACTGAATCCTGATTTTGAATTAAACGCAAGCAGGTATCGCGGCGCCTCGATCCTTCTGACGCGGGCAAATTTTGGTTGTGGATCGTCAAGAGAGCATGCCCCGTGGGCTTTGCTCGACTACGGTTTCCGCTGTTTGATTGCCCCTTCGTTTGCCGATATTTTTTATAACAATTGTTTCAAAAACGGGATTCTCCCCGTTCGGCTTGACGAAGACAGCGTGGAACACCTTTTTCAGGAGGTTCGTCGGACAGCTGGATTCCAGCTAACGGTCGATCTGAAGGAAAAGAAAATTACCACTGAGAAGGGCTCGAGTTTTTCAATTCCGGTGGATGACTATCGTCGTGACGCACTGTTGAATGGACTGGACGACATTGGCATGACGCTGAAAGTTTCGGAAAAGATCAAGCAATTCGAGTCGAACCATCGCGTGTCGATTCATCACGTTTGA
- the ilvB gene encoding biosynthetic-type acetolactate synthase large subunit — MKLSGSQILLESLKKEGVDTIFGLPGGVVLGIFDTLYHEKSIKVILTRHEQGAIHMAEGYAKATGRPGVALVTSGPGATNTVTGLTNAYMDSTPIVVITGQVPSQMIGNDAFQEADIVGISRPCTKYNFLVKDVKDLAQIIKEAFYIATTGRPGPVLIDLPKDVTFAKTEFKYPDKVSIRSYNPTVQGNKWQIKQAALAITKAKKPVLYVGGGVVLANAHKEIRELAELTQIPVTMTLMGLGAFPGMHDLSMGMLGMHGLACANWAVHDCDLLVAIGARFDDRVTGKVADFAPQCEVIHIDIDPTSIRKNFKVDIPIVGDVKFVLKDLNEALRDSFSQNGDLKELRKPWFAQIEKWKKERPLLYHQESSVIKPQFVIEKLYELTHGEAIVTTDVGQHQMWAAQFYKFKNSRTFLNSGGLGTMGYGFPAALGAQAAFPEKLVINISGDGSIQMNIQELATAVVENFPVKVAILNNRYLGMVRQWQQLFYENRYSSSYLDRTPDFVKLAEAYGAVGLRATKPDEVEDVIQEALRVKKPVVMDFVVDPNENVYPMVPAGGSNYAMVFEDPKPVHDDKPARMADPDSILTA, encoded by the coding sequence ATGAAATTATCAGGTTCCCAGATCTTATTGGAATCGTTAAAGAAAGAGGGGGTAGACACTATTTTTGGTCTTCCTGGCGGCGTGGTTCTTGGAATATTTGATACCCTCTATCATGAAAAGTCAATCAAGGTCATACTCACCCGGCATGAACAAGGGGCAATTCATATGGCCGAGGGGTATGCGAAGGCGACGGGAAGGCCTGGTGTTGCTCTGGTGACATCGGGCCCCGGAGCGACGAATACCGTGACAGGATTGACGAACGCCTACATGGATTCGACACCGATCGTGGTCATCACGGGCCAGGTTCCCTCTCAGATGATCGGCAATGATGCTTTTCAGGAGGCTGATATTGTGGGTATCAGCCGACCCTGCACCAAATACAATTTTCTGGTTAAAGATGTCAAGGATCTGGCCCAGATTATCAAAGAGGCCTTTTATATCGCCACGACGGGTCGTCCCGGACCCGTGTTAATCGATCTCCCGAAAGATGTTACTTTCGCTAAAACCGAATTTAAATACCCGGACAAAGTGTCAATCCGAAGTTATAATCCGACGGTTCAGGGAAATAAATGGCAAATTAAGCAGGCGGCGCTGGCGATTACTAAAGCGAAGAAACCGGTTCTATATGTGGGTGGTGGCGTCGTTCTTGCGAATGCCCACAAAGAAATCAGGGAATTGGCTGAGTTGACACAGATTCCTGTTACGATGACCCTTATGGGCCTGGGCGCCTTTCCGGGAATGCATGATCTTTCGATGGGAATGTTGGGAATGCATGGGCTGGCCTGCGCGAACTGGGCAGTACATGATTGTGATCTCCTGGTGGCCATTGGTGCCAGATTCGATGACAGGGTAACGGGAAAAGTCGCCGATTTTGCTCCCCAGTGCGAAGTGATTCATATCGACATAGATCCCACTTCCATTCGCAAGAATTTCAAAGTTGACATTCCAATCGTCGGCGATGTCAAATTCGTCTTGAAAGATTTAAATGAGGCTCTGAGGGACTCATTTTCCCAAAATGGGGATTTGAAGGAATTAAGAAAGCCCTGGTTTGCACAGATTGAGAAGTGGAAGAAGGAGAGACCGCTTCTTTACCATCAAGAATCCAGCGTCATTAAACCCCAGTTCGTGATTGAAAAGCTATATGAGTTGACTCATGGAGAGGCGATCGTCACAACGGATGTCGGTCAGCACCAAATGTGGGCGGCGCAGTTTTATAAATTCAAGAATTCCCGGACTTTCCTGAATTCAGGTGGATTAGGGACTATGGGATATGGTTTTCCGGCCGCTCTGGGAGCTCAGGCCGCTTTCCCGGAGAAGCTTGTGATCAATATCAGCGGAGACGGCAGCATTCAGATGAACATTCAGGAGCTGGCTACGGCGGTGGTCGAAAACTTCCCCGTTAAGGTCGCCATTTTAAATAACCGCTATCTCGGGATGGTCAGGCAGTGGCAGCAGCTTTTTTATGAAAATCGCTATTCTTCAAGCTACCTGGATCGAACACCTGATTTTGTAAAGCTGGCAGAGGCCTACGGTGCGGTGGGGTTGCGGGCGACCAAACCGGATGAAGTGGAAGATGTGATCCAGGAAGCGCTACGTGTGAAGAAGCCTGTTGTCATGGATTTTGTCGTTGATCCGAATGAGAATGTTTACCCGATGGTCCCCGCTGGCGGATCCAATTATGCCATGGTCTTTGAAGATCCCAAACCTGTTCATGATGATAAACCCGCTCGAATGGCGGACCCCGATTCTATCTTGACAGCTTAA
- the leuC gene encoding 3-isopropylmalate dehydratase large subunit → MKPKTMFEKIWENHIVHEEPEKPSLLYIDRHLVHEVTSPQAFDGLRLAGREVRRPDLTFATMDHNVPTSDRSLPIEDLISALQMETLSKNCREFKITLFDLKNSDQGIVHVIGPELGITLPGSTIVCGDSHTSTHGAFGALAFGIGTSEVEHVLATQCLWQERPKTFLIEVNGVRPYGVEAKDMILSIIGKIGTEGGTGYVIEFGGEAVRALSMEERMTVCNMSIEAGAKAGMIAPDEKTYAYLKGRAYVPKEFDKEVENWKRLPSDSDAQYDRVLKIDAKTFVPQVTWGTNPGQVIPVDGAIPDPAAMIDSNARKSAERALEYMGLEPGTPLQNISIDRVFIGSCTNSRIEDLRRVAGFVKGKKVASSVYAMIVPGSQPIKKKAEEEGLDKIFRESGFDWRESGCSMCLGMNPDTLKPGERCASTSNRNFEGRQGKDGRTHLVSPLMAAAAAIEGHFADIRKYVVGKG, encoded by the coding sequence ATGAAGCCTAAAACGATGTTTGAGAAAATCTGGGAAAATCATATTGTGCATGAGGAACCAGAAAAGCCAAGTCTCCTCTATATCGATAGACATTTGGTCCATGAGGTCACGTCGCCGCAAGCATTTGACGGCCTCCGGCTTGCCGGACGTGAGGTCAGACGCCCTGATCTGACCTTTGCAACCATGGATCATAATGTCCCGACTTCAGATCGTTCTCTTCCCATTGAAGACTTGATCTCGGCTCTCCAGATGGAGACGCTCTCAAAAAATTGTCGCGAGTTCAAGATCACGCTATTTGATTTAAAAAATTCCGATCAGGGGATTGTTCATGTCATCGGGCCGGAACTCGGAATCACCCTTCCCGGATCGACAATTGTCTGCGGAGACAGCCATACTTCGACTCATGGGGCTTTCGGGGCGCTAGCATTCGGTATCGGGACGAGTGAAGTGGAACATGTCCTTGCGACGCAGTGTCTTTGGCAAGAGCGGCCTAAAACATTTTTGATCGAAGTCAATGGCGTTCGCCCCTATGGCGTAGAAGCGAAAGATATGATTCTGTCAATCATCGGAAAGATCGGGACCGAAGGAGGGACAGGCTATGTGATTGAATTCGGCGGAGAAGCGGTTCGCGCGCTATCCATGGAAGAGAGGATGACGGTCTGCAATATGTCCATTGAGGCAGGAGCAAAAGCCGGAATGATTGCCCCGGATGAAAAGACCTATGCCTATTTAAAAGGGAGAGCGTACGTTCCGAAAGAGTTTGACAAAGAGGTTGAAAATTGGAAGAGATTGCCTTCTGATTCTGACGCTCAATACGACCGTGTATTAAAGATCGATGCAAAGACATTTGTTCCCCAGGTGACCTGGGGAACAAATCCCGGCCAGGTCATTCCCGTCGACGGGGCGATTCCTGATCCGGCCGCCATGATCGATTCCAACGCACGAAAATCGGCTGAAAGAGCCTTGGAATACATGGGACTTGAGCCCGGAACCCCTCTGCAGAATATATCGATTGATCGTGTGTTTATCGGTTCATGTACCAATTCCAGAATCGAAGATCTTCGACGCGTTGCCGGATTTGTGAAAGGAAAAAAGGTAGCGTCATCAGTCTACGCGATGATTGTGCCGGGATCTCAACCGATTAAGAAAAAAGCAGAAGAGGAAGGATTGGACAAGATTTTCAGAGAATCCGGTTTTGACTGGAGGGAGTCCGGATGTTCGATGTGTCTGGGAATGAACCCGGACACCTTAAAACCGGGAGAGCGATGTGCTTCAACTTCCAACCGGAATTTTGAAGGACGCCAGGGAAAAGATGGACGAACGCATCTCGTGAGTCCGCTTATGGCTGCTGCGGCTGCAATAGAGGGGCACTTTGCCGATATCCGTAAATATGTCGTTGGGAAAGGGTAG
- the pssA gene encoding CDP-diacylglycerol--serine O-phosphatidyltransferase, translating to MIKMNKVRQKGVYLIPNLFTTGNLFSGFYAVISVFNADYLLAAYAILAATVFDSLDGKVARLANATSRFGTEYDSLADLISFGLAPGLLIYSWALHSYNRLGWIAAFLFVVCGALRLARFNVQTSSQDPRYFNGLPIPAAAITVAMMVIVDNHILRLGSEVKPVLILIMTYSLAFLMVSTIKYRSFKDINLKSRRSFQYLVWAVLIFGLIALEPVIMLFLLIVLYALSGPVSRPFRALFSKKAKVEDDSDEDFDELGDEEGFSPPPRR from the coding sequence ATGATCAAGATGAATAAGGTCCGCCAGAAAGGCGTCTATCTGATTCCTAATTTATTTACGACAGGAAACCTCTTCAGCGGGTTCTATGCCGTGATTTCGGTTTTTAATGCCGATTACCTTCTGGCAGCCTACGCTATTCTGGCGGCGACTGTATTTGATTCGCTCGATGGTAAAGTGGCACGATTGGCGAATGCCACAAGCCGGTTTGGAACCGAATATGATTCCCTTGCTGATTTAATCTCATTTGGTCTTGCTCCCGGGCTTCTGATTTATTCCTGGGCACTTCACTCCTACAACCGGTTAGGATGGATCGCCGCATTCTTGTTTGTGGTATGCGGTGCGTTGCGTCTGGCGCGATTTAATGTCCAGACCAGCTCTCAGGATCCGCGTTATTTTAATGGACTCCCGATTCCTGCTGCGGCCATTACTGTCGCGATGATGGTCATTGTGGACAATCATATTTTAAGGCTTGGATCCGAAGTGAAGCCGGTATTAATTCTGATTATGACCTATTCCCTTGCCTTTCTGATGGTGAGCACGATCAAATACCGGAGCTTTAAAGATATTAACCTGAAGTCAAGACGCTCCTTTCAATATCTGGTCTGGGCGGTACTTATTTTTGGACTGATTGCATTGGAACCGGTTATTATGCTATTCTTACTCATCGTTCTCTATGCACTGTCAGGTCCGGTTTCCAGACCGTTTCGTGCTCTTTTTTCAAAAAAGGCAAAAGTGGAGGATGATTCGGACGAGGATTTTGATGAACTCGGTGATGAAGAGGGATTCTCACCTCCTCCTCGCCGTTAA
- the ilvN gene encoding acetolactate synthase small subunit, translating to MQRIISVQVENKFGVLSRVSGLFSGRGFNIESLSVGTTTDPSISQMTIVTEGDERIIEQIVKQLNKLIDVIKVVDLTENEFVEREMALIKVHARSEDRAEALRITDIFRGRIIDSSPTSYTIEISGEVRKIEAMINLLRPLGIKEIVRTGRIAIAREEAKMLVQRERKVAEG from the coding sequence ATGCAGAGAATAATATCTGTTCAGGTTGAGAACAAATTTGGTGTGTTATCTCGTGTTTCCGGTCTCTTCAGCGGAAGAGGATTTAATATTGAAAGTCTTTCAGTCGGAACGACGACGGATCCTTCAATTTCCCAGATGACGATTGTGACGGAAGGGGATGAGAGGATTATTGAACAGATTGTTAAACAGCTAAACAAACTGATCGATGTCATCAAAGTGGTTGACTTGACAGAAAATGAGTTTGTAGAACGGGAGATGGCTTTGATCAAGGTTCATGCCCGAAGTGAGGATAGAGCGGAAGCACTCCGCATCACCGATATATTTAGAGGTAGAATCATTGATTCCAGTCCGACCTCCTATACCATTGAAATTTCGGGGGAGGTTCGCAAGATTGAAGCGATGATCAATCTTTTGCGGCCTCTCGGCATTAAGGAAATTGTTCGTACCGGCCGAATCGCCATTGCCCGCGAGGAAGCCAAAATGCTGGTCCAAAGAGAGAGAAAGGTCGCCGAGGGATGA
- a CDS encoding carboxypeptidase regulatory-like domain-containing protein, translated as MAYEVIPVEKGGELSGTVKFTGDPQVNVSHQVVNNADYCGASVEEEKFIVGSGRVLQNVVISIEGVMTGKKPSNSILVIENKKCHFVPHVQVGMVGDVYEVRNSDPVLHNTHLHMEEATLLNIAMPSGGKNIKKTIANTGVINVRCDAHKFMQGWLVVVDNPYSAVSDREGRFRIADIPPGKYKVRFWHEGFQSKIREIEILPKKSSVLSIDFK; from the coding sequence ATGGCCTACGAAGTAATTCCGGTTGAAAAAGGGGGAGAGCTTTCCGGAACTGTTAAGTTTACCGGGGATCCGCAGGTAAACGTTTCGCACCAGGTTGTCAACAATGCCGATTACTGCGGAGCGTCCGTCGAAGAAGAAAAATTTATTGTCGGTTCCGGCAGGGTGCTGCAGAATGTGGTCATTTCGATAGAAGGGGTCATGACTGGCAAGAAGCCTTCGAACTCGATTTTAGTAATCGAAAATAAAAAATGTCATTTTGTTCCCCATGTTCAGGTCGGAATGGTGGGAGACGTCTATGAAGTCAGGAATTCTGATCCGGTACTTCATAACACCCATCTCCATATGGAAGAAGCCACCCTTTTGAATATCGCCATGCCGTCAGGGGGAAAGAATATTAAAAAAACAATTGCCAATACCGGAGTGATCAATGTGAGGTGTGATGCGCATAAGTTCATGCAGGGATGGCTTGTGGTAGTCGACAATCCGTATAGTGCCGTGTCCGATAGGGAAGGTCGATTTAGGATTGCCGATATTCCTCCAGGTAAATACAAAGTCAGGTTTTGGCATGAAGGGTTTCAATCTAAAATTAGAGAAATTGAAATTTTGCCCAAAAAATCTTCCGTGCTTTCTATCGATTTCAAATAA
- a CDS encoding PhzF family phenazine biosynthesis protein, translated as MGNKIYQVDAFAHKPFTGNPAAVCILPGPGLNESWMQDLAREMNLSETAFLYQEREGYRLRWFAPGGEVDLCGHATLASAHVLWEEGLLDSNQQGRFYTKSGLLIAELRGSWIELNFPVVRIQKPLPDDDMALVESALKVKPVFMARNQFDIMVEVDSEDKIRRLDPDMELLKKLPGRGIVVTSRSNSPDYDFVSRFFGPKVGIPEDPVTGSAHCALYPYWNSKLGKQRMIAYQASSRGGYLRVQSNGNRVILGGQAITVLRGELTLNNR; from the coding sequence ATGGGTAATAAAATTTATCAAGTCGACGCGTTTGCGCATAAGCCATTTACGGGTAATCCAGCGGCTGTCTGTATCTTGCCGGGACCGGGCTTGAATGAATCCTGGATGCAAGATCTTGCCCGGGAGATGAATTTATCAGAAACGGCCTTTCTTTATCAGGAGAGGGAAGGATATCGTCTACGATGGTTCGCGCCGGGAGGGGAGGTCGATCTCTGTGGACATGCCACTCTGGCCAGCGCGCATGTTTTATGGGAAGAGGGACTACTAGATTCGAATCAGCAAGGTCGTTTCTACACGAAGAGCGGGCTACTCATTGCAGAACTTCGCGGGAGTTGGATAGAACTGAATTTTCCTGTAGTCAGGATTCAGAAACCTCTTCCCGACGATGACATGGCATTGGTTGAGAGTGCATTGAAAGTCAAGCCGGTATTTATGGCAAGAAATCAGTTTGATATCATGGTTGAAGTCGATTCGGAAGATAAAATCAGGAGACTCGATCCGGATATGGAACTGCTCAAGAAGCTACCGGGAAGAGGCATTGTGGTGACGAGCCGGTCAAATTCACCGGATTATGACTTTGTCTCAAGGTTTTTTGGTCCAAAAGTGGGGATACCGGAAGACCCGGTGACCGGCTCGGCCCATTGTGCGTTATACCCCTATTGGAATTCCAAACTGGGAAAACAGAGGATGATCGCCTATCAGGCTTCGTCACGAGGGGGTTACTTAAGGGTTCAGTCGAACGGAAACCGCGTTATTCTCGGTGGCCAGGCGATAACCGTTCTGCGCGGTGAACTGACGTTAAATAACAGGTGA